A stretch of the Corylus avellana chromosome ca6, CavTom2PMs-1.0 genome encodes the following:
- the LOC132185960 gene encoding uncharacterized protein LOC132185960, whose amino-acid sequence MAQGRARWGCSYKKTTLVVCSINIFIALYVLRSLYSSLYIYSGKVSRNTVNYTPDQIRKMEESIRIRRASEPLELVKLVKELKEELTRGEVVVQLPRPLKEKITDEILKRLKSLNGSANTTEQREAVERWRREKLEEAKQTSNSTIQREEAGMLVRALESDWAVLSEEIGLWIPAEVINKEHDDKPEGEEELEDQILPGRPIPPECHTELHTDYGGAAVRWGLTHHKDSAADCCQACLDHAKRARPGERKCNIWVYCPSEDGCHSPDIYQHKHHECWLKYAEKPRTSFKDKYSDSYRNSHPNAPFVVPWVAGVVST is encoded by the exons ATGGCGCAGGGAAGAGCGAGGTGGGGATGTTCGTACAAGAAAACTACTCTGGTCGTTTGCTCGATCAACATTTTCATTGCCCTCTACGTTCTTCGCTCTCTGTATTCTTCTCTCTACATCTACTCCGGTAAAGTCTCAAGAAACA CTGTTAACTATACCCCGGATCAGATTAGGAAAATGGAAGAATCGATTCGGATTCGGAGAGCGTCCGAACCGTTGGAGCTTGTTAAACTG GTAAAGGAACTAAAGGAAGAGCTTACTAGAGGAGAGGTTGTGGTTCAACTGCCACGGCCTTTGAAAGAGAAGATAACCGATGAGATTTTGAAGAGGTTGAAAAGCTTGAATGGTAGTGCCAACACTACTGAGCAGCGAG AAGCAGTTGAAAGGTGGCGCAGGGAAAAACTAGAAGAAGCTAAGCAAACTTCAAATTCAACTATTCAACGTGAAGAAGCTG GGATGCTAGTAAGAGCCTTGGAGTCTGATTGGGCAGTGCTATCAGAAGAAATTGGCCTTTGGATACCTGCTGAAGTCATTAACAAAGAACATGATGATAAGCCTGAGGGTGAAGAAGAGTTAG AGGATCAAATTTTACCCGGCAGGCCAATTCCACCTGAATGCCATACGGAACTTCATACAGATTATGGCGGTGCAGCTGTTAGATGGGGCCTTACCCACCATAAAGACAGCGCAGCTGACTGCTGTCAAGCTTGCTTGGATCACGCTAAACGTGCCAGGCCAGGTGAAAGGAAATGTAATATATGGGTTTATTGCCCATCTGAGGATGGGTGCCATTCTCCAGATATCTATCAACACAAGCATCACGAATGCTGGCTGAAATAT GCGGAAAAGCCCAGAACAAGCTTTAAGGACAAGTATTCTGACTCATATAGAAATTCACACCCAAATGCTCCTTTTGTTGTACCATGGGTTGCTGGTGTTGTCAGTACGTGA
- the LOC132184771 gene encoding uncharacterized protein LOC132184771 produces MLLGENSILETHYNVLSVKEDASYEAIRTSYRSAILNSHPDKLQKTSETSKPDHESRERFLKVQRAWEVLSNLSSRAVYDSELRALRQDAVTADDVSLDDMMVEDVGEALELFYQCRCGDYFSVDSVELENLGYVLLRDRNKIFLQTPDASPASVVLPCGSCSLKVRLLINSDICVSIDDRI; encoded by the coding sequence ATGCTTCTTGGTGAGAACTCCATTCTGGAAACCCACTACAATGTTTTATCTGTGAAAGAAGATGCAAGCTATGAAGCAATTCGAACAAGCTACCGATCTGCCATCTTAAACTCCCATCCTGATAAGTTACAGAAGACATCTGAGACATCCAAGCCTGACCATGAGTCAAGGGAAAGATTTTTGAAGGTACAGAGAGCTTGGGAAGTCCTCAGCAATTTGAGCTCACGGGCAGTTTATGATAGCGAGTTGAGAGCTCTGAGACAGGATGCTGTAACTGCAGATGATGTCAGTTTGGATGATATGATGGTTGAAGATGTTGGAGAAGCCTTGGAGCTCTTTTACCAGTGCCGATGTGGTGACTACTTCTCTGTTGATTCTGTGGAGTTGGAAAATTTGGGGTACGTATTGTTGAGAGACAGGAATAAGATTTTTTTGCAGACACCAGATGCTTCACCTGCATCGGTGGTTCTTCCTTGTGGGTCTTGTTCTTTGAAAGTTCGGCTATTGATTAATTCGGATATTTGTGTTTCAATTGATGATCGAATATGA